A stretch of DNA from Salvia miltiorrhiza cultivar Shanhuang (shh) unplaced genomic scaffold, IMPLAD_Smil_shh original_scaffold_326, whole genome shotgun sequence:
ATTATCTATTTATTGCGATAAAATTTACACCGAGTTCATTTATTGGAATAAAATAGTCCATGAAGTATGAATTataaaattaagggtaaatatcatgaaaatccctGAAGTATACTAACTTCATCAAAAATATCCCGAAACTTTCAAAATTTTCtataaaccctcaaactatcaggtttttatcaaatatatcccgcatctatttttcggtcaccagaaacgtgatgtggtTCACCGGATGCCACactgtaatttatattctattttttaaatgcAATGCAAAAACGATGTCATTTCGTActatatcattttaaaaaaatcactctagaatttaaaattcatttctatcgtgtttgaaattcacgctaataacctagaattaggaaTAAACACGATAGAAAAATAACTTCTATAATATTAGCATAAATTTTAAACACGAtagaagtgaattttaaatttcatagtggattttttaaaaatgatatggtacgaaacgaagtcatTTTTGTCatgttattttataaaaaatagaatataaattacattgtggtaTCCGaggagccacatcacgtttctggtgaCCGGAAAATATATGCGagaatatttgataaaaatctgatagtttgatGAGGGTGGGTTTAGATAACATTTCTAAAAttttagggtatttttgataaaacgggtaTAATTCAGaagttttcatgatatttaccttAAAATTAAAGGAGATTAAATGCTGgtccaaatttattttttccttgAGATTACGAGATTACTAGACCaagtcatcaaaatcaaatgGCCAAAGTTAGTCAATCAACTGAAAtgctctcatctctctctctctagatataTATTCGACCCACTCCTAAAAGAAAATAGCTTTGACAGTATCCCATCTTTAATTCACTATTCTACATTCTTTTACGTAAATGGTAAAATAATAATGTTATGAATTAATCTTTGAATCTCATACCCATCTAAATCAGTCAAGCAAATTTTCACCAATAATACAAATCCACCTCTTCACATTGGAGAGAGTGGACATCACAAAAGAGGAAGAAAGGTAGGTATGGGCATCACTCATGCATGGGCCTATAGGATTTCTTGAAGGCATGTTCATTGTCAGGATCTCCAATAAATACCAtgttatataattaattaatacatagAGGTGAAGCAACAGATATATTTTTGGGAtctaattctttttcttttggtaGAAAGGTAAAgcaacaaatatattttttgatatAGCGATGAAATCaaatagaatttttatataaatctaACATTTAATGTATTCAAGTAGAATTTTTGGGCTTTAGTTAACTAATTAATAGATCGACTATTAGACTAATTAATTGAAGCAAAGGGTGATATATGCggtatcttttttttcttttcttttttcttttgagagGAAACATGGTATTTCTTcttagaggtggtcttgggtgtACAATTGGGTTGCACCCGCATCTAGACCTTGATCTGCACCCTAATCCAAACCTGCATCCTGATCCGAactgtgtaaatgacactattcggttatacaaatgacactgactgtaattgacattattctgttatacaaatgacattgtgtataaataacactataacattgtaaataacATTGCGtttaattgacactattcagaaatataaatgacatttcatgtaattgacactatacgattataaatgacactataatatttgatATGACACTATAAcgttttaaaatattacagtatcatttatataattgaatagtgtctattataggcagtgtcatttgtatagcTGAATAGTGtaatttacacgatttggatcAGGATGCGGGTTCGGATCAAGATGCGAATCAGGATTTGGGTGCAGGTCAATCCGATTGTACTCAAGTTTTTGTGTTCTTCTTATTAATAAacgaatatatttcttttgtcaagGTGctgaaaaaagaaacaaaaagaaaaactcCATAATAGAGAAAATACGTACTAATTTCCTATTCCCAAAACTAGAAATATTTTGAGCACCGTAGAATTGAAACTTGAAAATTGTTGATTTGCAGGATTATTTGATAGACAACAAGTATTCGTACTCATGTTGTATTTATTATCTCAATATATGAATAAATTACAAATCCCCTGTCTGTTTCTTCCACTTGGTATCATTAAATCTCGTAATAATTAAGATAGCAACTTTTCCAAATGAAATCGCCCCTTGAACGGAATAGATTGGCTCGATCGTCGCAGAGGTGCAATTTTAGAGCATCCACTTTAGTGCTATTCATAGGAGATATCATATGTGTGTCAACTCATTTACTACCTCATTTTTCAATTATCCTATATTTTTTCTACTGTAACTACCTCATTTTTAACTATTCATGGACCCCACtatcattattattacttttaccATTATATATATGGCAAATAGCGCCAAAATCCCTATAGTTTCCCCGAATTCGCATTTTTCacttgacctttaaatttcttgttaaaatccttgAATTTAATTtcgattctcgtttttcccttaATGACGTTTTCCGGTAACTAATTGCACTGACGTGACACCTATGTGGCAAGCTTGTGCTGATTCATTAAATTAGGACCAAAACGTCGTCATTTTATACACAAACTGTCCATTCTTACTCCTTCTTTGTCATTGCCGTCAGAATCGCAGCTTCCGACCGAGGTTCTTCATTGAAATCGGCGCAGTCGGTGTATAAAACCCTAGGTAAATTGAATGATGAAGGCGGTGGAGCAGAAGGTGTGACAGGGCGGGGGCAATTCTGGTAGAAGAAACTATTAGCGGGGGCATTATAGGCAACGTAATTCTCAAGAGAGACGGTGAGCTTAGGCGAATTGGAGGAGAGGGTCGGTGGGGCAGCGGTGGTGGAGGAAGAGGAGCTGCGAGTGAGGGGGTAGTAGAACGTGTGgggtagagagagagggaaagggCAATTCAGGTAGTGAGAAAAGAGAATCGAAGGAGGGAGGCGGTGTTAGGGTTGAAAGGGCAGGGGACGAAGGTAGCAGCGGCGATGGAGGTTGGAGAACCCCAAATGCGCGTTCTACATCCTTCCTCGCAGCTTCTTGCATTTTCTTGAACTTCCTTCTTTTTGGATCTTGAGGATGTTGGAAGCTCTTGACAAAAGTTGCCCACTCAGGATATATATCGTCTGTTAGGTAGTATCCATGGTCATATTGCGTGCCATTTACGGTGAATGGGATGGAAGGCGCTTGCCCTTGTAGAACGTCGTTGAATAGTGGAGACTGATTAAGCACGTTTATATCATTGTTGGACCCTGCAACTCCAAAAAAAGCATGCAAGATCCACAAATCTTGAGATGCAGCCGCCTCAAGCATAATTGTTGGGACTCCATGATCGCCACGGGTGAATTGGCCTTTTCATGCTACTGGATAATTTTTCCATGTCCAGTGCATACAATCAAAACTCCCGAGCATTCCAGGAAAGTCATGCCTCTGCTCGTGCATTTCCATCAAGCGCTGACAGTCATCAACGGTTGGCCGCCTCAAGTAGTGTGCACCGAAAACCTCAATAACACCTCGACAGAAGTGGCGCAAGCACTCGTACCATGTTGTTTCAGAAACCTGCAAGTACTCATCGTAGTGATCAGCTGGGCCACCATATGCCAACTGTCTAATCGCATTTGTGTATTTTTGTAGTGGCATGAAACCTTTCTTCCCTAGCGGGGGATACCAACTCGGGGGACATTCGTATGGCTGAAAACTCCTGAGGTGGACGCCCTTGGGATGAAAATTGAAATGAAGGGGCTGATTGACTCATGAGATTGTTAGGATATATTTGAGGATTAGGCATGTTTGGCCACGAGAAATTTGAAAAATTAGAACGAACATCTAAATTTTGAGAATGATTATCAAAATTTTGAGAAAGGAAACTTGAATTTTGAGAAGCAGAATTTGATCCATAAGGATCAAACCAATTTGAAAATCCACTCATGATGTTCTTGAAATTTTTTGAGAAgcaaaaaaattgagaaataagTACAAGAGTTGTGTAGGAAATGGCTGAAATTGTTGTGCTATTTATAGGAAAAAATTTGACTGTTAAAAATTTGGCCGTTATTCTTTCGACGTTATAATCAAAAAACTTGATTGTTGGAAAAATTTGCCCGCTTTTTGTAGATTCAAGTAGCAGATTTTTCGAAAAGCTCTTCAAAAAAATTATCTGACAAAAAAGTTCACTAtttatcaaattattttttttaattatttggagCATCCaatatttatctattattaaaaggaagaaaaaaaattgaaaaagatgaaaacaagaataaagaaaaagcATGGAAACTGTTTTGGGCCTGTGTGATTCACTGGCCAGCCGCACAGTGGGCACGCGTTCCAGCTGTGCGCGCTGGGGGGTGTTCTTTCTACTCGCGCGTCGCCCAAAGCAGTGTGGAGCTCACCGCGTCAGCCAAGAACCGATTCCCACTCCTGCTACCCATTTCCTTTCTAGCACTTCATTTATTGATCTCCACTATGGTTCTTACTTTGCCACATAGATTTGGGAACCCCCATAGTGGGTGGCGTGGCCTAAGGAATCACAACAACCAGTTACGTTTACTGGAGCAGCTAGATCTTGGCATAATGCTTCATCAACCTCACTCCTTCATATCCTGAACACAAGATTCATCGTAGGATTCGGTCGAAACAACCAATATTCCACTTACTACGACGAATATAGTTATGATATTCTCAATTATTGTCGCCGTGtttgaatttcaaaattaatttgagTTGGTATATTAATTTTCAGTTATATATGAGTTCTTAATTATATATAGTCATCTTGACGAGAGTTAGATAATTTATTACTTACAAGGTGACGAAACTTACAAAATAACGCATGTATTTAAGTCCTATGCTATCATAAATGAATTGTTGAAAACTTACAATCATAGTGATGATGACTGAAAATTCTATAACTAGAAAGGAGAAATAGTAAATTCGTTTTGGTTAGGTACATATCACATTTAcgtgtttaattttaattttacccaTGCATCATGATCATCGCCTTCTCAAAATAGGAAACTGCAAAGGATAGTGGGAGAAAGTGCAAAAACTTTTCAAAGACCCATGAAAATGAAAGCAATTTTGAATATTAATTCAAGATTTTTCTGCATAAAGATCTAGGTCACATACCTCTTTTACATTAAtggtgcatttactttgatgtaaaatgagaaaaaatatatactttttcattatttttgatatgtttattataataaaatattttcttcaGGCAAGGTGTAATATTTTCTCGGGCAACTCCtcttcactcattttctctttaatgttgattaatatatattatcattGGGTAGtgatgtgaaaatatttttcaatattttttcatcGTTTTATCTATAAcagtatataataaaaaatgaaaaaaaataatattttttcatcttttgttgttcatcatttttcaatttaaatttacaatcaagTAAATGCATCCTAAAAAAATCTTCCAAAAAGGCTGGAAGCCATGCCattatttgaaaaatagcatAATAGCCTATTCcagctagggatggcaacgggccggatctggaccgggtctggccaataccagatccagatccgttttcaaataccagatccagatccagatccgtggatctggaaattttggatccaaatccagatccgtcagatccgcgggtccatgGGTCCaaatccatggatctactatttttatattaaattaaaaaaatatcacaaaatcaacaacatttaATTTCCaccatgaaaaatataacacaaaatacttttatctaattacttttagtttttattcttttgaatataatttatttattatttttaatttagttaatattattagtaaactaaatataaaatataaaaaatatatataaaataaaacggatccacgggttggatctgggccggatccggatctaaaatttcaagatccagatccagatccgttttcaaaactaagatccagatccagatccagattcgtcgagtccaaaaaattgagatccagatccttaaaaacggatctggatccacggatctggatcgggtccaagatccactgccatccctaattCCAGCGCACCatgggagaaaaaaaaaactaattttccAAAGCCGCGGATCAATTTTTCATAAcaactctttttttttgagaagcaTCAAAAACTTTCTTTTAGAAGCTAACATATATAATTACAATTTCTTTTTAGACCTTGTTGTTGCTTGCAAATTGAAGTTTTTACTGTTCGGAttgcattaattaaaaaatagattgcTTTGTTTCATTGAGAACAAATGAAATAGCATTAattaaaagatgataaaaatcGATTGCATGTGCTTATAGTTATTCAACAAATTCATTATGCGCATGTGTGTTATCAATATATCTAGAGGAAATTTCCGACCAAAATGgcacataaataaaaaaattgatcgaTAACTTAAGAATTTCTTACTATAAAGTATAAACGTTTAATTTCGACCCACTGGTAGATGCATCATGCATGTATAATAAGTGTACATTAGTTCATATATAAAACTTGCTTGTATAATAAAGgatttacaaaatatatatcatcaagaataatttaatttaatttattagttATTACCCGGGACAATTCTTTGTAGACTAATTGGGACTTATCAAGATATAAAAGGAGTAGAATTTCACGAGAAACTCTAGTCAATTATTGTCATATTCTTTcttaaagaagaaagaaaattgtttaaataattattgtgatttatATTTAAACTTTTTTTACTAGCAGTGCATTGCACACAATTCATAAATTTCACATTaataaattgttagagttaaaTAATTGTAATAAATATCACAATATCtagtaattaatattaaaaaaaaaaaaccgaaaaattattcctttttatggTTATTATAAAACTGAAGGCTTGTTGGAGTtgtcaaaactgagatccaaatccgtcgggtccaaaaaattgagatccagatccataaaaacggagatccagatccataaaaacggatctgaatccacggatctggaccgaatccaagatccactgccgtCCCTAAGTTGGACACTCCTTCTTTCAAAATACCAATCTCCCAAGGCTGGTTATTCTGTCTGCATtatcaccaaaaaaaaaaaaattgatcataaATTTACACCAAGCaccacattaattaatttaaagtttgtgaaaaattatactaCAAAATAGTTTAGAGAATTCTGCATATTGATGTTACACCGAAGTGTACGCCTAACTAATTTTTGGAGAAAACTTGAATATGGATTTTTAGGTTTTTAAAAGGGATATTTGtcgtaaaatacacgaattttcaataaattttggtttttctcataacctttaaaatttgaaaaaaaatacacaatctttcgattttttctgatttttcccatgagCATAAAACACTCTCAAATAGAAATTGATTTTTGGActtttgacttagattttttgatacCTAAACGTGTACGTCGGCTTTATTATGACACCTTTATTATTCCCTACGCTTATGTATCAAAAAATATAAGTCAAAAGTCCTAAAATCAACTTCTATTTTAGAGTGTTTTATGcccgtgggaa
This window harbors:
- the LOC131004131 gene encoding uncharacterized protein LOC131004131, whose amino-acid sequence is MPLQKYTNAIRQLAYGGPADHYDEYLQVSETTWYECLRHFCRGVIEVFGAHYLRRPTVDDCQRLMEMHEQRHDFPGMLGSFDWSNNDINVLNQSPLFNDVLQGQAPSIPFTVNGTQYDHGYYLTDDIYPEWATFVKSFQHPQDPKRRKFKKMQEAARKDVERAFGVLQPPSPLLPSSPALSTLTPPPSFDSLFSLPELPFPSLSTPHVLLPPHSQLLFLHHRCPTDPLLQFA